Proteins from one Pseudomonas bijieensis genomic window:
- a CDS encoding ankyrin repeat domain-containing protein produces MRRFLLSMLAIWSMSVLADQPIPTEPAVVQEQLQNYYFDAARRGDVPMLDTFIEAGYSLDTRDEKGYTALILAAYHGHGPAVERLLAAGADACAQDKRGNTALMGAIFKGEVQIARRLLSTDCSPDQRNGAGQTAAMYAGLFKRDELLDALKAKGADLEAKDPLGNTAMGLAKGEIRMPAPQ; encoded by the coding sequence ATGCGCAGATTCCTTTTATCGATGCTTGCGATCTGGTCAATGAGCGTACTGGCCGATCAGCCAATACCCACTGAGCCGGCGGTCGTACAGGAACAGTTGCAAAACTATTATTTCGACGCCGCTCGCCGCGGCGATGTGCCGATGCTCGATACCTTTATAGAGGCCGGTTACTCGTTGGATACCCGGGATGAAAAGGGCTACACCGCGCTGATTCTGGCGGCCTATCACGGCCACGGCCCGGCGGTGGAGCGGCTGCTGGCGGCAGGGGCCGATGCCTGTGCCCAGGACAAACGCGGCAACACAGCGTTGATGGGCGCCATTTTCAAGGGCGAAGTGCAGATTGCCCGGCGTCTGCTGTCCACCGATTGCAGTCCGGACCAACGCAATGGTGCCGGGCAGACCGCAGCGATGTATGCCGGTCTGTTCAAGCGTGATGAATTGCTCGACGCCTTGAAGGCCAAGGGCGCCGACCTGGAGGCCAAGGATCCGTTGGGCAATACCGCGATGGGACTGGCCAAGGGTGAAATCAGAATGCCGGCCCCTCAGTGA
- a CDS encoding PilZ domain-containing protein, whose product MSDRRRFVRIEFHARTELSQPPYKWPVELLDLSLKGLLIEKPEPWLGNPEKTFTADIHLSNEVEVQMEVRLAHDDHGHLGFVCEHIDLDSIAHLRRLVELNLADHDELERELAALIHI is encoded by the coding sequence ATGAGCGATCGTCGCCGCTTCGTACGAATCGAATTCCATGCCAGGACCGAACTGAGCCAGCCCCCATACAAATGGCCGGTGGAGCTGCTGGACCTGTCCCTCAAGGGCCTGCTGATCGAAAAGCCCGAGCCCTGGCTGGGTAATCCCGAGAAAACCTTTACTGCCGACATTCACCTGAGCAATGAGGTGGAAGTGCAGATGGAGGTTCGGTTGGCTCACGACGACCACGGCCACCTGGGCTTCGTCTGCGAGCATATCGACCTGGACTCCATCGCCCACCTGCGCCGACTGGTGGAGCTGAACCTGGCCGATCATGATGAACTGGAGCGGGAGTTGGCGGCGTTGATTCATATCTGA
- the katB gene encoding catalase KatB gives MNTSFGYGPYSHRRAFFVLTASLLSLSVNAATLTRDNGAAVGDNQNSQTAGPNGPTLLQDVQLIQKLQRFDRERIPERVVHARGTGAHGTFTVSDDLSDLTKAKVFAAGQVTPVFVRFSAVVHGNHSPETLRDPRGFATKFYTADGNWDLVGNNFPTFFIRDAIKFPDMVHAFKPDPRTNLDDDSRRFDFFSHVPESTRTLTELYSNSGTPASYREMDGNGVHAYKLVNAKGEIHYVKFHWKSLQGLKNLDPKEVVKVQGQDYSHMTNDLVAHINKGDFPKWDLYVQVLNPQDLAKFDFDPLDATKIWPGVPERKVGQMVLNRNPANVFQETEQVAMAPANLVPGIEPSEDRLLQGRVFSYADTQMYRIGANALQLPINAPKVAVNNGNQDGAMNPGSTSTGVNYQPSRLTPREEPQAARYSQTALTGSTQQAKIQREQNFKQAGDLYRSFSKKERDDLIESFGGSLATTDDESKHIILSFLYKADPEYGTGVARVAKGDLARVKALAEKLSD, from the coding sequence ATGAATACTTCCTTCGGCTACGGGCCTTATTCCCATCGCCGCGCTTTTTTTGTGCTGACCGCGAGCCTCTTGTCCTTGTCGGTCAACGCGGCCACCCTGACCCGGGACAACGGTGCGGCTGTCGGCGACAACCAGAACTCGCAAACGGCGGGCCCCAACGGCCCAACCCTGTTGCAAGACGTGCAGTTGATCCAGAAGCTCCAGCGCTTTGACCGTGAACGCATCCCCGAGCGCGTGGTGCATGCCCGTGGTACCGGCGCCCATGGCACATTCACGGTGTCCGACGATCTCAGCGACCTGACCAAGGCCAAGGTCTTTGCCGCAGGCCAGGTCACGCCAGTGTTCGTGCGTTTTTCTGCCGTGGTACACGGCAATCATTCGCCGGAAACCCTGCGCGACCCCCGTGGTTTTGCCACGAAGTTCTACACCGCCGACGGTAATTGGGACTTGGTGGGTAACAACTTTCCGACCTTCTTCATTCGTGATGCCATCAAGTTTCCAGACATGGTCCACGCCTTCAAACCCGACCCGCGGACCAATCTGGACGATGATTCACGTCGTTTCGATTTCTTCTCCCATGTACCAGAATCGACCCGCACTCTGACCGAGTTGTATTCCAACTCCGGGACCCCGGCCAGTTACCGTGAAATGGACGGTAACGGCGTGCATGCTTACAAACTAGTTAATGCCAAGGGCGAAATTCATTATGTGAAGTTTCATTGGAAAAGTTTGCAGGGGCTGAAAAACCTCGATCCGAAAGAAGTTGTGAAAGTTCAGGGTCAGGATTACAGCCATATGACAAACGATCTGGTGGCTCATATTAATAAGGGCGACTTCCCGAAGTGGGACTTGTACGTCCAGGTACTGAACCCACAGGACCTTGCCAAGTTTGACTTCGACCCACTGGACGCGACCAAGATCTGGCCGGGTGTGCCTGAGCGAAAAGTCGGGCAAATGGTCTTGAACCGCAATCCGGCGAATGTCTTCCAGGAAACCGAACAGGTGGCCATGGCGCCGGCCAATCTTGTGCCGGGTATCGAACCTTCCGAGGACCGTCTGCTCCAGGGGCGAGTCTTTTCCTACGCCGACACGCAGATGTACCGGATAGGCGCCAATGCCCTGCAATTGCCGATCAATGCCCCCAAGGTGGCAGTGAACAACGGTAACCAGGACGGTGCGATGAACCCGGGCAGCACCAGCACCGGCGTGAACTATCAGCCAAGTCGCCTGACCCCTCGTGAAGAGCCGCAAGCGGCACGCTACAGCCAGACTGCGCTGACCGGCAGTACCCAGCAGGCGAAGATCCAGCGTGAGCAGAACTTCAAGCAGGCCGGTGATTTGTATCGTTCGTTCAGCAAGAAAGAGCGTGATGACCTGATCGAAAGCTTCGGCGGCTCTTTGGCGACCACCGATGACGAGAGCAAGCACATCATCCTGTCGTTCCTCTACAAGGCTGACCCTGAGTACGGCACTGGCGTGGCCCGTGTCGCCAAAGGCGACCTGGCCCGGGTCAAGGCCCTGGCGGAAAAACTGAGCGACTGA
- a CDS encoding autoinducer binding domain-containing protein has product MDESTQERAMEKWKDLLLRKLSCEKDLQTAYRLVLNFFNNQGFEYCAFAAYLGSPDKHTSKVNLNNYPYGWDRLYEQNGYASNDPLVAHCNQSPLPILWDETVFAQAPKLWRELNRQGLKYGWTQAVHDDQGSRCSLFSLARSHCPIDIEEHYANLGYAIFASQRLHVLASKKLSDALAVKPKYHLSPREIEVLRWSAEGKTASEVGRILCLSERTVNFHVCSCMRKLNVSNKISAVAKAAQIHVI; this is encoded by the coding sequence ATGGACGAATCAACCCAGGAGAGAGCGATGGAAAAGTGGAAGGACTTGCTATTGAGAAAGTTGTCTTGTGAAAAAGACCTGCAGACGGCCTATCGTCTGGTCCTGAATTTCTTTAACAATCAGGGATTTGAATATTGCGCATTTGCAGCCTATCTCGGAAGCCCCGACAAGCACACCAGCAAGGTGAACCTCAATAACTACCCTTATGGGTGGGACAGACTTTATGAACAGAATGGCTATGCATCGAACGATCCATTAGTAGCACATTGCAATCAATCACCGCTCCCTATCTTATGGGATGAGACTGTTTTCGCTCAGGCCCCCAAGTTATGGCGAGAACTTAATCGACAGGGACTCAAGTACGGCTGGACCCAAGCCGTTCATGATGACCAGGGGTCACGTTGCAGCCTGTTCAGCCTGGCCCGGAGTCATTGCCCCATTGATATCGAGGAACACTACGCAAATCTCGGCTATGCCATCTTCGCCAGTCAAAGGCTGCACGTACTCGCCAGCAAAAAATTGTCTGACGCCCTGGCAGTCAAGCCCAAATACCACCTGTCGCCCAGAGAGATCGAAGTGTTGAGGTGGTCTGCCGAAGGCAAGACAGCGTCGGAAGTGGGCAGGATTCTCTGTCTTTCCGAACGAACCGTGAACTTCCATGTGTGCAGCTGCATGCGGAAACTGAACGTCAGCAATAAAATTTCAGCGGTGGCAAAAGCGGCCCAGATCCATGTGATCTGA
- the mscL gene encoding large-conductance mechanosensitive channel protein MscL, which translates to MGVLSEFKAFAVKGNVVDMAVGIIIGAAFGKIVSSFVGDVVMPPIGLLIGGVDFSDLAITLKAAQGDAPAVVLAYGKFIQSTIDFIIVAFAIFMGVKAINRLKREEAVAPSAPPVPTKEELLLTEIRDLLKAQNERP; encoded by the coding sequence ATGGGCGTGCTAAGCGAGTTCAAGGCCTTCGCGGTCAAGGGCAATGTCGTCGACATGGCCGTCGGGATCATCATCGGTGCCGCTTTTGGCAAGATCGTTTCGTCATTCGTTGGCGACGTGGTCATGCCTCCAATTGGCCTGCTGATCGGTGGGGTGGACTTCAGTGACCTGGCCATCACCCTCAAGGCAGCCCAAGGTGATGCACCTGCCGTGGTACTGGCCTACGGTAAATTCATCCAGAGCACCATAGACTTCATCATCGTGGCGTTCGCCATTTTCATGGGCGTCAAGGCCATCAACCGCCTCAAGCGCGAAGAAGCCGTAGCCCCTAGCGCGCCTCCCGTTCCAACCAAGGAAGAATTGCTGCTCACCGAGATTCGCGACCTGCTCAAGGCTCAGAACGAACGGCCCTGA
- a CDS encoding cytochrome ubiquinol oxidase subunit I, with product MFGLEALDLARIQFAFTISFHILFPAITIGLASYLAVLEGLWLKTRDDTYRDLYHFWSKIFAVNFGMGVVSGLVMAYQFGTNWSRFSDFAGAVTGPLLTYEVLTAFFLEAGFLGVMLFGWNRVGRGLHFFSTVMVAIGTLISTFWILSSNSWMQTPQGYEIVDGRVIPVDWLAVVFNPSFPYRLLHMSTAAFVATAFFVGSSAAWHLLRGRDTPAIRRMLSMAMWMALLVAPIQAVIGDFHGLNTLKHQPAKIAAIEGHWENVGNEPTPLILFGWPDMQAEKTRFAVEIPYLGSLILTHSLDKQVPALKEFPPEDRPNSTIVFWSFRVMVGLGLLMIFTGLCSLWLRRNDRIYQSRPFLHMVLWMGPSGLVAILAGWFTTEIGRQPWVVYGLMRTADASSGHSFAQMSITLVLFVVVYFALFGAGLSYMMRLVRKGPQVHETEPSDGGPGQKRTPARPLSAADDHVDQNDRSNKGN from the coding sequence ATGTTCGGTTTGGAGGCGCTCGATCTCGCCCGAATCCAGTTCGCGTTCACCATCTCGTTCCACATCCTGTTCCCGGCCATCACCATTGGCCTGGCGAGTTACCTGGCGGTACTCGAAGGCCTGTGGCTCAAGACTCGCGACGATACCTACCGCGACTTGTACCACTTCTGGTCGAAGATCTTCGCCGTCAACTTCGGCATGGGCGTGGTGTCCGGTTTGGTCATGGCCTATCAGTTCGGCACCAACTGGAGCCGTTTCTCGGACTTCGCCGGGGCGGTGACCGGACCGCTGCTGACCTACGAAGTGCTCACGGCGTTCTTCCTCGAGGCGGGTTTCCTGGGGGTGATGCTGTTTGGCTGGAATCGCGTTGGCCGTGGCCTGCACTTCTTCTCCACGGTGATGGTGGCGATCGGTACGTTGATCTCGACCTTCTGGATCCTGTCCTCCAATAGCTGGATGCAGACTCCGCAGGGTTACGAAATCGTCGATGGCCGGGTGATTCCGGTGGACTGGCTGGCGGTGGTGTTCAACCCCTCGTTCCCCTATCGCCTGCTGCACATGTCCACGGCGGCGTTCGTTGCGACGGCGTTCTTCGTCGGTTCATCGGCGGCCTGGCATCTCTTGCGCGGTCGCGATACCCCGGCCATCCGCCGGATGCTGTCGATGGCGATGTGGATGGCCTTGCTGGTGGCACCGATACAGGCGGTCATCGGCGACTTCCATGGCCTGAACACCCTCAAGCATCAACCGGCGAAGATCGCTGCCATCGAGGGCCACTGGGAAAACGTCGGCAATGAGCCCACCCCGCTGATCCTGTTCGGCTGGCCAGACATGCAGGCCGAGAAGACTCGCTTCGCCGTGGAAATCCCCTATCTGGGAAGCCTGATCCTGACTCACAGCCTGGACAAACAGGTGCCGGCCCTCAAGGAGTTCCCTCCTGAGGACCGACCGAACTCGACCATCGTGTTCTGGTCGTTCCGGGTCATGGTCGGCCTTGGATTGCTGATGATCTTCACTGGCCTGTGCAGTCTATGGCTGCGCCGCAACGATCGGATCTACCAATCACGACCGTTCCTCCACATGGTGTTGTGGATGGGCCCCTCCGGCCTGGTCGCGATCCTGGCCGGCTGGTTCACCACGGAGATCGGCCGCCAACCCTGGGTGGTCTATGGCTTGATGCGCACGGCCGATGCTTCCTCCGGCCACAGTTTCGCGCAGATGAGCATCACCCTGGTGCTGTTCGTCGTGGTGTATTTCGCGCTGTTCGGCGCGGGCTTGAGCTACATGATGCGTCTGGTGCGCAAGGGGCCGCAGGTCCACGAAACCGAGCCGAGCGATGGTGGCCCGGGCCAGAAACGTACGCCGGCCCGGCCATTGTCGGCCGCCGATGACCATGTGGACCAAAACGACCGCTCGAACAAGGGGAATTGA
- the cydB gene encoding cytochrome d ubiquinol oxidase subunit II, whose protein sequence is MGIDLPLIWAVVIIFGIMMYVIMDGFDLGIGILFPFVKGERDRDVMMNTVAPVWDGNETWLVLGGAGLFGAFPLAYSVVLSALYLPLILMLIGLIFRGVAFEFRFKAKAEKRHLWDKAFIGGSLTATFFQGVALGAFIDGFEVVNRQFAGGSLDWFTPFTVFCGLALIAAYALLGCTWLIMKTEGKLQEQMHDLARPLAFVVLAVIGIVSIWTPLAHADIAARWFTLPNLFWFLPVPILVLVTMYGLFRAVARNANYTPFILTLVLIFLGYSGLGISLWPNIVPPSISIWDASSPPQSQGFMLVGTLFIIPLILVYTFWSYYVFRGKVTHDDGYH, encoded by the coding sequence ATGGGTATTGATCTTCCGCTGATCTGGGCCGTGGTCATCATCTTCGGCATCATGATGTACGTGATCATGGACGGCTTCGACCTGGGGATCGGCATTCTCTTCCCCTTCGTCAAGGGTGAGCGCGACCGCGACGTGATGATGAACACCGTGGCGCCGGTCTGGGACGGTAACGAAACCTGGCTGGTGCTCGGTGGTGCCGGGCTGTTCGGGGCATTTCCGCTGGCTTATTCGGTAGTGCTTTCGGCACTGTACCTGCCGTTGATCCTGATGCTCATCGGGTTGATCTTCCGCGGCGTGGCCTTCGAATTCCGCTTCAAGGCCAAGGCCGAGAAGCGCCACCTGTGGGACAAGGCATTCATTGGTGGTTCGCTGACGGCCACTTTCTTCCAGGGGGTGGCGCTGGGGGCATTCATTGATGGCTTCGAGGTGGTCAATCGCCAGTTCGCCGGCGGCTCCTTGGACTGGTTCACGCCATTCACGGTGTTCTGTGGCTTGGCGTTGATCGCCGCCTATGCGTTGCTTGGCTGCACCTGGCTGATCATGAAGACCGAGGGCAAGCTGCAAGAGCAGATGCATGACCTGGCGCGGCCGCTGGCGTTCGTGGTGTTGGCGGTGATCGGTATCGTCAGCATCTGGACACCGCTGGCCCACGCGGACATCGCCGCCCGCTGGTTCACCCTGCCGAACCTGTTCTGGTTCCTGCCGGTGCCGATCCTGGTGCTGGTGACCATGTACGGCTTGTTCCGCGCGGTGGCGCGTAACGCCAACTACACGCCATTCATCCTGACCCTGGTGTTGATTTTCCTCGGCTACAGTGGCCTGGGCATCAGCCTGTGGCCGAATATCGTGCCGCCATCGATCTCGATCTGGGACGCCTCGTCACCGCCCCAGAGCCAAGGCTTCATGTTGGTCGGCACGCTGTTCATCATTCCGTTGATCCTGGTGTACACCTTCTGGAGCTACTACGTGTTCCGCGGCAAGGTGACCCATGATGATGGTTACCATTGA
- a CDS encoding ferredoxin--NADP reductase codes for MSDSAEKFTRQTLLDVQPLTSHLFTLRTTRDRGFRFRAGQFARLGVVKADGSTVWRAYSMVSSPFDEFLEFFSIVVPHGEFTSELSRLQPGDELLVERQAIGYLTPDRFVDGRDLWLLSTGTGVAPFLSILQDFEVWEKFERIILVYSVREARELAYQELIKDLTQRDYLAEYAHKFRFIATVTREQHPGALNGRITTLIENGELERVAGVALTPEHSRVMLCGNPQMIDDTRKLLKARGLQLSLTRRPGQVAVENYW; via the coding sequence ATGAGCGACAGCGCAGAGAAGTTCACCCGCCAGACCCTGCTCGATGTCCAGCCGTTGACATCTCATTTGTTTACTTTGCGTACGACCCGGGATCGCGGCTTTCGCTTCCGGGCGGGTCAGTTTGCCCGGCTGGGGGTTGTCAAGGCGGACGGGAGCACCGTCTGGCGGGCGTATTCCATGGTGTCTTCGCCGTTCGACGAGTTCCTCGAGTTCTTTTCCATCGTGGTTCCCCATGGTGAGTTCACCAGTGAACTCAGTCGCTTGCAGCCGGGTGACGAACTGCTGGTGGAGCGGCAGGCCATCGGCTACCTGACACCGGATCGTTTCGTCGACGGTCGGGATTTATGGCTGCTGTCCACGGGGACGGGGGTGGCGCCGTTTCTTTCGATCCTCCAGGATTTTGAGGTCTGGGAGAAATTCGAGCGGATCATCCTGGTGTACAGCGTGCGCGAAGCACGAGAGCTGGCGTATCAGGAGTTGATCAAGGACCTGACCCAGCGCGACTACCTGGCCGAGTACGCTCATAAGTTTCGTTTCATTGCGACCGTCACCCGCGAGCAGCATCCAGGGGCGCTCAATGGGCGGATTACCACGCTGATCGAAAATGGTGAGCTGGAGCGAGTGGCCGGTGTAGCGCTGACGCCGGAGCATTCGCGAGTGATGTTGTGTGGCAACCCGCAAATGATCGACGACACGCGCAAGTTGCTCAAGGCCAGGGGGCTGCAACTGAGCCTGACCCGTCGGCCAGGCCAAGTGGCGGTGGAAAACTACTGGTAG
- the radA gene encoding DNA repair protein RadA translates to MAKAKRMYGCTECGSTFPKWAGQCSECGAWNTLTETMVESGGAAAPTGRTGWAGQQAQIKTLAEVSVEEIPRFSTASGELDRVLGGGLVDGSVVLIGGDPGIGKSTILLQTLCNLATRMPALYVTGEESQQQVAMRARRLGLPQDQLRVMTETCIETIIATARLEKPKVMVIDSIQTIFTEQLQSAPGGVSQVRESAALLVRYAKQSGTAIFLVGHVTKEGALAGPRVLEHMVDTVLYFEGESDGRLRLLRAVKNRFGAVNELGVFGMTDRGLKEVSNPSAIFLTRAQEEVPGSVVMATWEGTRPMLVEVQALVDDSHLANPRRVTLGLDQNRLAMLLAVLHRHGGIPTHDQDVFLNVVGGVKVLETASDLALMAAVMSSLRNRPLPHDLLVFGEVGLSGEVRPVPSGQERLKEAAKHGFKRAIVPKGNAPKEAPAGLQIIAVTRLEQALDALFE, encoded by the coding sequence ATGGCCAAGGCAAAGCGCATGTACGGCTGCACCGAGTGCGGCTCGACCTTTCCCAAATGGGCCGGCCAGTGCAGCGAGTGCGGGGCCTGGAACACCCTGACCGAAACCATGGTGGAGAGCGGCGGAGCGGCGGCGCCCACCGGTCGCACTGGCTGGGCCGGGCAGCAGGCGCAGATCAAGACCCTGGCCGAAGTCAGCGTCGAAGAAATTCCACGTTTCTCCACCGCGTCCGGTGAACTGGACCGCGTACTGGGCGGTGGCCTGGTAGACGGTTCGGTGGTGCTGATCGGCGGTGATCCGGGTATCGGCAAATCCACCATCCTGTTGCAAACCTTGTGCAACCTTGCCACCCGCATGCCGGCGCTGTATGTCACCGGCGAAGAGTCCCAACAGCAGGTCGCCATGCGCGCCAGGCGCCTGGGCTTGCCCCAGGACCAACTGCGGGTCATGACCGAGACCTGCATCGAAACCATCATCGCCACGGCACGCCTGGAAAAACCCAAGGTGATGGTGATCGACTCGATCCAGACGATTTTCACCGAACAACTGCAATCGGCCCCCGGCGGTGTGTCCCAGGTGCGCGAAAGCGCGGCGTTGCTGGTGCGCTACGCCAAGCAGAGCGGCACGGCGATTTTCCTGGTGGGCCACGTCACCAAGGAAGGTGCGTTGGCGGGGCCACGGGTGCTGGAGCACATGGTCGATACGGTTTTGTATTTCGAGGGCGAATCCGATGGTCGCCTGCGTTTGCTGCGGGCGGTGAAGAACCGCTTCGGTGCCGTCAACGAACTGGGTGTGTTCGGCATGACCGACCGGGGCCTGAAAGAAGTCTCGAACCCTTCGGCGATCTTTCTGACACGAGCCCAGGAAGAAGTCCCCGGCAGTGTGGTCATGGCAACGTGGGAAGGGACTCGCCCGATGCTGGTGGAAGTGCAGGCGCTGGTGGACGACAGCCATTTGGCGAACCCGCGCCGGGTCACCCTGGGCCTGGATCAGAACCGGCTGGCCATGCTGCTGGCGGTGTTGCATCGACACGGTGGGATTCCGACTCATGACCAGGACGTGTTCCTCAACGTCGTGGGTGGGGTCAAGGTGCTGGAAACCGCATCCGACCTGGCGTTGATGGCGGCGGTCATGTCCAGTCTGCGCAACCGGCCGCTGCCCCACGATCTGTTGGTGTTCGGCGAAGTGGGGCTGTCAGGCGAAGTGCGGCCGGTGCCCAGTGGGCAGGAGCGGCTCAAGGAGGCGGCCAAGCACGGCTTCAAACGCGCCATCGTGCCCAAGGGCAACGCGCCGAAAGAAGCGCCGGCGGGGTTGCAGATCATTGCCGTGACACGCCTGGAACAGGCGTTGGATGCGTTGTTCGAATAA
- a CDS encoding methyltransferase, translated as MPLLDSPFAQLDLIRQPEQQNEPLQAFDAADEYLLAYLAEQQPSAQTRVLVLNDGFGALAASLAGKVQVTSSNDSFLALQALEKNLVRNGRPFDAVPTLPASEPPTGPFDRVLVKVPKTLALLEEQLIRLQGQLAPGAQVIAGAMIKHLPRAAGDLLERYIGPVQASLAQKKARLLIATPQAKPPSVSPYPTRYWLDEPKIELLNHANVFCREGLDIGTRAFLPHLPKNLGTARVADLGCGNGVLAIASALQNPDAHYTLVDESYMAVQSAAENWRAALGDREVIIRAGDGLAGQEAQSLDVVLCNPPFHQQQVVGDFLAWRMFQQAREALVVGGALYIVGNRHLGYHSKLARLFRGVEQVAATPKFVILKARK; from the coding sequence ATGCCCCTGCTCGACAGCCCCTTCGCCCAACTCGACCTGATCCGCCAACCCGAACAGCAGAACGAACCACTGCAAGCCTTCGATGCGGCCGATGAATACCTGCTCGCGTACCTGGCCGAACAACAGCCGAGCGCGCAGACTCGGGTCCTGGTGCTCAATGACGGCTTCGGCGCCCTGGCGGCCAGCCTGGCCGGCAAGGTCCAAGTAACCAGCAGCAATGATTCCTTCCTGGCATTGCAGGCGCTGGAGAAAAACCTGGTGCGCAACGGTCGCCCCTTCGATGCGGTGCCGACGTTGCCTGCCAGCGAGCCCCCGACCGGCCCATTCGATCGTGTCCTGGTCAAAGTACCGAAAACCCTGGCCCTGCTGGAGGAACAGCTGATTCGCCTGCAAGGCCAACTGGCACCAGGCGCCCAGGTGATTGCCGGGGCCATGATCAAGCACTTGCCGCGGGCCGCCGGCGATTTGCTGGAGCGCTATATTGGCCCGGTGCAGGCCTCCCTGGCGCAGAAAAAAGCCCGCCTGTTGATCGCCACGCCGCAAGCCAAGCCGCCCAGCGTATCGCCCTACCCCACGCGTTACTGGCTGGACGAACCGAAGATCGAACTGCTCAACCATGCCAACGTGTTCTGCCGCGAAGGCCTGGACATCGGTACCCGCGCGTTCCTGCCACATCTGCCGAAAAACCTCGGGACAGCCCGTGTCGCGGACCTGGGCTGCGGCAACGGCGTGCTCGCCATCGCCAGTGCCCTGCAAAACCCCGACGCCCACTACACCCTGGTGGACGAGTCGTATATGGCCGTGCAATCGGCCGCCGAGAACTGGCGTGCGGCCTTGGGCGATAGGGAAGTGATCATCCGGGCCGGCGATGGCCTGGCGGGACAAGAGGCGCAGTCGCTGGATGTGGTGTTATGCAATCCGCCTTTCCACCAGCAGCAAGTGGTGGGCGATTTCCTCGCCTGGCGAATGTTCCAGCAGGCTCGCGAAGCGTTGGTGGTGGGTGGCGCGCTGTACATCGTCGGCAACCGGCACCTGGGCTACCACAGCAAACTGGCGCGGTTGTTCCGAGGCGTCGAACAAGTGGCCGCCACGCCGAAGTTCGTGATACTCAAAGCCCGGAAATAA
- a CDS encoding DUF2474 domain-containing protein — protein sequence MAKPDLKDIEAAERKPLWQRLGWLALIWAGSVLALFIVASLMRMFMNAAGLTTH from the coding sequence ATGGCCAAACCTGACTTGAAGGACATCGAGGCCGCCGAACGCAAGCCGCTTTGGCAGCGGCTCGGCTGGCTGGCGCTGATCTGGGCCGGCAGTGTGCTGGCGTTGTTCATCGTCGCCAGCCTGATGCGGATGTTCATGAATGCCGCGGGGCTGACCACCCACTGA